The Leadbettera azotonutricia ZAS-9 genome has a window encoding:
- a CDS encoding nicotinate phosphoribosyltransferase, with amino-acid sequence MTHTSALFTDFYSLTMAQGYWKKKMDTRAVFEMFFRRNPFGGGFSIFAGIGSLLKKLKDYSYSEEDINYLRSLGLFEEAFLGYLKEFHFEGDLWAINEGSAVFPHEPLIRVDGGLIECQIIEGLILNTVNFQSLIATKTARVWLASGKGSVMEFGLRRAQGPDGAVSASRAAYIGGAVGTSNVLAGREFGIPVLGTMAHSWIMAFPSEEESFQAYADIYPDKTIFLIDTYDTLKSGVLNAIKVGKKLAAKGKNFGVRLDSGDIHYLSVEVRKALDAAGFPDAAISVSNDLDESIIQTLTDAKAPINVWGVGTQMVTGGSEAAFPGVYKLAARQNKQGILEAAIKFSDNPEKTTNPGIKQVWRIYDKQGLCIADVLTLEEGEAPDLIEKGKTYSFWHPASDYRHFSHTVEGSAEPLLRKRLEKGKTIGEEPSLYDIRANVRKGLDSLDQSYKRLLNPHIYKVSISSRLRSLKLELIKNYLGDL; translated from the coding sequence ATGACCCATACATCGGCGCTGTTTACGGACTTTTATTCGCTCACCATGGCCCAGGGTTATTGGAAAAAGAAAATGGACACCAGGGCTGTGTTCGAAATGTTTTTCCGCCGCAATCCATTTGGAGGGGGCTTTTCGATTTTCGCAGGCATTGGCTCGCTTTTGAAAAAGCTCAAGGACTATTCCTATTCCGAAGAGGACATAAACTACTTAAGAAGCCTCGGGTTATTTGAAGAGGCTTTTCTGGGATACCTCAAAGAATTTCATTTTGAAGGGGATCTATGGGCAATAAACGAAGGTTCTGCCGTCTTCCCCCACGAACCTCTTATCAGGGTGGACGGGGGCCTCATAGAATGCCAAATCATTGAGGGCCTTATTCTCAATACCGTGAATTTCCAGAGTTTGATTGCCACAAAAACCGCCCGTGTTTGGCTTGCCTCGGGAAAAGGCTCTGTCATGGAATTCGGCCTCCGCAGGGCGCAAGGGCCTGACGGAGCGGTCTCTGCTTCGAGGGCAGCCTACATAGGTGGGGCGGTAGGTACTTCCAATGTGTTGGCGGGCAGGGAATTCGGCATCCCCGTTTTGGGGACTATGGCCCATTCCTGGATCATGGCCTTTCCCAGCGAGGAAGAATCCTTCCAGGCTTACGCCGATATTTATCCGGACAAAACCATTTTCCTCATCGACACCTACGACACCTTAAAGAGCGGCGTCCTGAATGCCATAAAAGTGGGAAAGAAGCTGGCAGCCAAAGGAAAGAATTTCGGCGTGCGCCTTGATTCAGGGGACATTCACTACCTGTCGGTAGAAGTGCGCAAAGCGCTCGATGCGGCAGGCTTTCCGGACGCGGCAATTTCTGTTTCCAATGATCTGGACGAATCCATTATACAGACCCTCACCGATGCAAAAGCGCCTATCAATGTATGGGGCGTGGGAACCCAAATGGTTACAGGGGGCAGCGAGGCTGCTTTCCCGGGTGTTTATAAATTGGCGGCGCGACAGAACAAGCAAGGCATTCTCGAAGCCGCGATTAAATTTTCTGACAACCCCGAAAAAACCACCAACCCCGGGATCAAGCAGGTTTGGCGTATTTACGACAAACAGGGCTTATGCATTGCGGATGTGCTCACCCTTGAAGAAGGGGAAGCGCCAGACCTGATCGAAAAAGGGAAAACCTATTCCTTCTGGCATCCCGCGTCCGACTACCGGCACTTTTCCCACACAGTCGAGGGAAGCGCCGAGCCGCTGCTCAGGAAGCGGCTTGAAAAGGGCAAGACAATAGGCGAAGAGCCTTCGCTGTACGATATACGCGCCAATGTGCGCAAAGGGCTTGATTCGCTGGATCAAAGTTACAAGCGTTTGCTCAATCCCCATATTTACAAAGTGTCCATCTCAAGCAGGCTGAGATCCCTCAAGCTTGAATTGATTAAGAATTACTTAGGGGATCTGTAA
- the fliJ gene encoding flagellar export protein FliJ, with product MKRFSFNLEKVLTLRKFAEQEAKIELGRAVGVLSEIERHIVSVAQERFIAASNQFSPENSAAMIQQYMFYLLRLDATRDQLLKDAAQAELKVEQAREVFLEASRDRKVLDKLKEKRAAEYRKEMLDAEGKALDDIASGRLARQLADA from the coding sequence ATGAAGCGCTTTTCATTTAACCTTGAAAAAGTCCTGACCCTCCGCAAATTCGCCGAACAGGAAGCGAAGATTGAATTAGGCAGGGCAGTGGGTGTGCTTTCGGAAATCGAGAGGCATATTGTCTCTGTCGCTCAAGAACGGTTTATTGCAGCCAGTAATCAATTCTCCCCCGAAAACAGCGCAGCCATGATCCAGCAGTATATGTTCTATTTACTCAGGCTGGACGCAACAAGGGATCAGCTTTTAAAGGATGCCGCCCAGGCCGAATTGAAAGTTGAGCAGGCCCGTGAAGTTTTCCTGGAAGCTTCCCGGGATCGTAAAGTCCTGGACAAGCTTAAAGAAAAACGCGCAGCGGAATACCGCAAAGAAATGCTCGATGCGGAAGGCAAGGCCCTCGACGATATAGCCTCGGGAAGGCTGGCGAGACAGCTTGCGGATGCTTAG
- a CDS encoding hybrid sensor histidine kinase/response regulator, with product MSIKFKIFLVIMLIVLGIAITSTAVGVHFSNQHLLSTMENDMSLAASIASSLVSSEIEKAKDGILIAAQIIEDDIYKDEVTLTQILKTEAEYNNYFSLMILDQNGPFVSWGETILDNNYLQSSNAQRALAGETLISTAEIGINEQLVIRILTPLHGGRILCATLPALYFNNLVANFKIWDSGYIFVIDNEGNFIAHPDQNAVLDRYNYIEAGQNSPSFKEVGNFFTLMLQGGSGVRRYMFQGILRISAYSAIKGSNNWSLGVVSPISESPAAHARDNLTLVGEIVVALGLIAAIITAGLIARPFDKINEQNKILAELKSDAEAASEAKSSFLANMSHEMRTPLNAIIGFSELELGKEDKTIPGETIGNLEKIYTSGVTLLGLINDILDISKIESGKFELLENNYDMPSLINDTIILNIMRIGSKPIVFNLDIEADLPSKLKGDELRIKQLFNNFLSNAFKYTNKGSVTLKIRCQNEGEKVWLEATVSDTGQGIKEEDLTKLFTDYMRADIKRNRNIEGTGLGLALSKRLSEMMGGTIKAESIYGIGSSFSFRIPQGYVNDVPIGEEVADNLKKFKYIESRRDKNTGQIRAFIPYARVLVVDDVLTNLDVAKGMLKPYGMVVDCVNSGYKAIDAIKEQKVIYNAVFMDHMMPGMDGVETVHIIRNEIGTEYAKTVPIIALTANAIHGNEEMFLKNGFQSFLTKPIDIRRMDEAVNHWVRDKEYEKKLRQTQDIPEKAAGISEITAFLQAHMAEGIDFTKALERFGDGEIWLETVRTYASSTLDLLNVLAENAKGDLNLYRITVHGIKGSSYAIAAEETGKKAEELETAAKKGDTEYIEKQNEVFILNTKAFIDRLNMLLDQIDQQFSRSKKAAPDGKILERIREAAESYDMTELDKAMEELSKYDYESQPDLVSWLREQIELSEFEQIQEKLSGNL from the coding sequence ATGTCTATAAAGTTTAAAATCTTTTTGGTCATCATGCTTATCGTTCTGGGGATTGCCATTACCAGCACTGCTGTGGGCGTCCATTTCAGCAACCAGCACCTCCTCTCCACCATGGAAAATGACATGAGCCTTGCCGCCAGCATCGCCTCGAGCCTTGTCTCATCAGAGATAGAAAAGGCAAAGGACGGAATCCTCATTGCAGCCCAGATTATTGAAGATGATATCTATAAAGATGAAGTAACCCTCACTCAAATTCTCAAGACCGAAGCGGAATACAATAACTATTTTTCCCTGATGATTTTGGATCAAAATGGCCCCTTTGTATCCTGGGGCGAAACCATTCTGGATAATAATTATCTTCAATCATCCAATGCCCAAAGAGCCCTCGCAGGAGAAACACTCATTTCCACAGCTGAAATAGGCATTAATGAACAGCTTGTTATACGTATCCTAACCCCCCTGCACGGAGGACGTATACTCTGCGCCACCCTTCCGGCCTTATATTTCAATAATCTGGTTGCCAATTTCAAAATATGGGATTCGGGCTATATCTTCGTTATAGACAATGAAGGGAATTTCATAGCCCATCCCGACCAGAACGCCGTCCTCGACAGATACAATTACATTGAAGCGGGGCAAAATTCTCCAAGTTTCAAAGAGGTGGGAAACTTTTTTACTCTTATGCTCCAGGGTGGCAGCGGGGTAAGACGGTACATGTTTCAAGGAATACTCAGAATTTCCGCATATTCAGCAATCAAAGGCAGCAATAATTGGTCATTGGGCGTAGTCTCCCCCATTTCAGAAAGCCCTGCTGCCCATGCCAGGGATAATTTGACCTTGGTCGGCGAAATCGTAGTAGCACTGGGCTTAATTGCGGCCATCATTACCGCAGGGCTCATTGCCAGGCCCTTTGATAAAATAAACGAGCAAAACAAGATTCTCGCAGAATTGAAATCCGATGCGGAAGCAGCTTCCGAAGCCAAAAGCAGCTTCCTGGCGAATATGAGCCATGAGATGAGGACGCCACTCAATGCCATTATAGGGTTCTCCGAGCTTGAGCTTGGAAAAGAAGATAAAACCATACCCGGTGAAACCATAGGAAACCTGGAAAAAATATATACTTCGGGCGTTACCCTCCTGGGGCTTATCAACGATATCCTGGATATTTCCAAAATCGAGTCCGGCAAGTTTGAACTCCTCGAAAACAATTACGATATGCCCAGCCTTATCAACGATACGATTATCCTTAACATCATGCGTATCGGCAGTAAACCGATTGTTTTTAACCTTGATATTGAAGCCGACCTTCCATCAAAGCTCAAGGGGGATGAGCTGCGCATTAAGCAGCTTTTTAATAATTTCCTCAGCAATGCGTTTAAATATACAAACAAAGGCAGTGTTACGCTTAAAATACGCTGCCAAAACGAAGGGGAGAAGGTTTGGCTGGAAGCGACTGTCAGCGATACCGGTCAGGGCATTAAAGAAGAAGATCTGACAAAACTCTTTACCGATTATATGCGGGCCGATATTAAGCGCAACCGTAATATTGAAGGGACAGGCCTGGGCCTTGCTTTAAGCAAACGCCTTTCGGAAATGATGGGCGGCACAATCAAAGCTGAAAGCATATACGGCATAGGCAGCAGCTTCAGCTTCAGAATTCCACAGGGCTATGTCAATGATGTGCCCATTGGCGAAGAAGTAGCGGACAATCTCAAAAAGTTCAAATATATCGAAAGCAGAAGGGATAAAAACACCGGCCAGATAAGGGCATTTATACCCTATGCCCGGGTGCTGGTAGTGGATGATGTGCTTACAAACCTGGATGTGGCCAAGGGAATGCTTAAACCTTATGGCATGGTTGTTGACTGTGTAAATTCGGGATACAAAGCCATTGACGCCATAAAGGAGCAAAAGGTTATATACAATGCCGTCTTTATGGATCACATGATGCCAGGAATGGATGGTGTTGAAACTGTGCATATCATCAGGAACGAAATCGGAACAGAATATGCAAAAACTGTACCCATCATTGCCCTTACCGCCAATGCCATTCACGGCAATGAGGAGATGTTCCTCAAGAACGGCTTCCAAAGCTTCCTCACAAAACCCATAGATATCCGCAGGATGGACGAAGCAGTCAACCACTGGGTAAGGGACAAAGAATATGAAAAAAAACTCAGACAGACTCAGGACATACCGGAAAAGGCGGCGGGCATTTCGGAAATCACAGCTTTCCTTCAGGCGCACATGGCCGAAGGGATCGACTTTACGAAGGCCCTGGAACGTTTCGGGGATGGAGAAATATGGCTCGAAACTGTCAGAACCTATGCGTCCAGCACATTGGATCTGCTTAATGTGCTGGCAGAAAATGCAAAGGGGGATTTAAATCTCTACCGCATCACCGTGCATGGGATAAAAGGTTCAAGCTATGCAATTGCTGCCGAAGAAACGGGGAAAAAAGCAGAAGAACTCGAAACGGCAGCCAAAAAGGGGGACACAGAATATATCGAAAAACAAAATGAGGTATTCATACTCAATACAAAGGCGTTCATAGACCGCCTCAACATGTTATTGGATCAAATAGATCAACAATTCAGCAGAAGCAAAAAAGCCGCTCCGGACGGTAAAATTCTCGAACGGATACGCGAGGCAGCCGAGTCCTATGATATGACTGAATTGGATAAAGCCATGGAGGAGCTTTCGAAATATGATTATGAATCCCAGCCAGATCTTGTATCCTGGCTGCGGGAACAAATCGAGCTTTCTGAATTTGAACAAATTCAGGAAAAATTATCAGGAAATTTATAA
- the pncA gene encoding bifunctional nicotinamidase/pyrazinamidase has product MNIDFSASVLIEIDVQNDFCPGGALAVAQGNEVVKPLNNLAGLFASHSGHVVATQDWHPENHVSFAASHTGKKPGDSIDLPETKGQLLWPAHCVQGSAGACFHKELDLSPVSLILRKGFRESLDSYSAFFENDQETSTGLEGFLKNLGIKTVVIGGLATDYCVLYSALDAARLNFHTIVLRDAVRGVGYPEGSIEGAFKSLEAADVLIFDSKEIL; this is encoded by the coding sequence ATGAATATTGATTTTTCAGCTTCGGTTCTCATCGAAATTGATGTGCAGAACGACTTCTGCCCCGGCGGAGCTTTGGCAGTGGCCCAGGGCAATGAAGTGGTAAAGCCCCTTAACAATCTGGCCGGATTGTTCGCCTCTCATAGCGGGCATGTCGTCGCTACCCAGGACTGGCACCCTGAAAACCATGTATCATTTGCGGCTTCCCATACGGGAAAAAAGCCCGGCGATAGCATTGACCTCCCTGAAACTAAAGGGCAGTTGCTTTGGCCGGCACATTGCGTGCAGGGCAGCGCAGGCGCATGCTTCCATAAAGAATTGGATTTATCGCCTGTCAGCCTCATACTGCGCAAGGGTTTTAGGGAAAGCCTCGATTCCTATTCGGCATTTTTTGAAAATGACCAAGAAACTTCCACAGGCCTTGAAGGGTTCCTGAAAAACCTGGGCATAAAAACTGTAGTCATAGGCGGGCTTGCGACCGACTATTGCGTGCTTTACAGCGCTTTGGATGCAGCCAGGCTGAACTTTCATACTATCGTTTTAAGGGATGCGGTCAGGGGGGTTGGATATCCCGAAGGTTCCATAGAAGGGGCTTTCAAATCCCTTGAAGCCGCGGACGTCCTCATCTTTGATTCAAAAGAAATACTATGA
- a CDS encoding HD domain-containing phosphohydrolase, producing MNDKKAILLVDDNPSNLSVGKNVLKNIYNVFTIPSGEKLFDILEKIDPSLILLDIEMPGMSGYDVIKKLKADPVTMDIPVIFLTSFSDPGSELEGLNLGAVDYISKPFSPPLLIKRIQNHLLMDSQKKELEDFNLNLQSMVKEKTKDIMELQNSIVQTVVEMVEFKDDITGGHIERTQNYLKSLVNDLRINKIYWKEVSSFNMEFFISSSQLHDVGKIAISDTILNKPGRLTAEEFEIMKQHAIKGEEAIQSIMLMSKKNDFLENAKIFAGTHHEKWDGSGYPRGLKGEEIPLQGRLMAIADVYDALTAHRPYKQPMSCTEAEEIIYKGSGTHFDPTLVEVFYRLAPEFAAISKQNGKIWADTTAA from the coding sequence ATGAATGACAAAAAAGCAATTCTACTTGTAGATGACAATCCGTCCAATCTTAGTGTTGGCAAAAATGTCCTTAAGAACATTTACAATGTGTTTACCATCCCATCGGGAGAAAAGCTCTTTGATATTCTGGAAAAAATAGATCCTTCGCTCATACTGCTGGATATTGAGATGCCCGGCATGAGCGGTTATGATGTGATTAAAAAACTTAAAGCCGATCCGGTGACAATGGATATCCCGGTAATCTTTCTCACCTCATTCAGCGATCCCGGAAGCGAGCTTGAAGGCCTTAACCTGGGGGCTGTGGATTATATATCCAAGCCTTTTTCGCCCCCGCTTTTGATCAAGCGCATACAGAACCATCTCCTCATGGATTCTCAGAAAAAGGAACTTGAAGATTTCAATCTCAATCTCCAGTCCATGGTCAAAGAAAAAACCAAGGATATTATGGAATTGCAAAATTCCATAGTCCAAACAGTAGTGGAAATGGTAGAATTCAAGGACGACATAACCGGAGGCCATATTGAGCGTACCCAGAATTATCTTAAATCCCTGGTGAACGATCTTCGGATCAATAAAATTTACTGGAAAGAGGTCTCATCATTTAACATGGAATTCTTTATCTCCTCTTCCCAGCTCCATGATGTAGGGAAGATAGCCATCAGCGATACGATATTGAATAAACCCGGAAGGCTCACGGCCGAAGAATTCGAAATCATGAAGCAGCACGCCATAAAAGGCGAAGAAGCCATACAGTCCATAATGCTCATGTCAAAGAAGAACGACTTTCTTGAAAACGCAAAGATCTTTGCAGGGACCCACCACGAAAAGTGGGATGGTTCGGGATACCCCCGAGGCCTCAAAGGGGAAGAAATTCCCCTCCAGGGAAGGCTCATGGCTATTGCTGATGTGTATGATGCCCTCACTGCACATAGGCCCTATAAACAACCCATGAGCTGTACCGAGGCTGAAGAAATAATCTACAAGGGTTCAGGTACCCACTTTGATCCGACCCTGGTAGAAGTGTTCTACAGGCTGGCCCCAGAGTTCGCTGCAATCTCGAAACAGAACGGCAAAATTTGGGCTGACACGACGGCGGCTTGA
- a CDS encoding FliI/YscN family ATPase, whose protein sequence is MEIGHSAEIRQDRGFPPDIIKKYLETTESIDPIKCIGRISKVQGLLIESRGPQAIIGEICRIEAPKGAGLIRAEVVGLRGDTVQLMAYDETDGLEIGARVVASGTRLEVAVSNKLLGRVLDPLGHPVDGKGNIESPVHYPALANPPDPLKRRRITERISTGVRAIDGMLAVGRGQRLGIFAGTGVGKSTLLGMIARNTNADVNVIALIGERGREVNDFIENDLGPNGLARSVIVVTPSNSPPLARLRGAYTATAVAEYFRDQGLDVMLLFDSVTRFARAQREIGLATGEPPATRGFPPSMFDSMPKLLERCGTSDRGTITGFYTILVDGDDMDEPVADTVRGILDGHIVLSRSLAQRYHYPAIDILNSISRLSTAVSGSETKKAVGIIRRLMADYADSEDLINVGAYKQGSNPKIDEAIAKRDALENFFIQNVDDKSSIVDTLNALGKIAGVEIPESEMEVFLPKMVFSMNNNEDAEFQGNA, encoded by the coding sequence ATGGAAATTGGACACTCCGCCGAGATCCGCCAGGATCGCGGTTTCCCTCCGGATATAATAAAAAAATACCTCGAAACTACCGAAAGCATCGACCCCATTAAATGCATAGGCCGCATCAGCAAAGTCCAGGGCCTTCTTATAGAAAGCCGGGGCCCCCAGGCTATCATAGGCGAAATATGCCGCATCGAAGCGCCGAAAGGCGCAGGTCTCATACGGGCGGAAGTGGTGGGCCTTAGGGGCGACACAGTCCAGCTCATGGCATACGATGAAACCGACGGCCTTGAGATAGGCGCCAGGGTAGTCGCGTCAGGTACGCGCCTTGAAGTGGCTGTTTCCAACAAACTCCTTGGCCGTGTCCTCGATCCCCTTGGGCATCCGGTTGATGGCAAGGGCAATATCGAATCCCCGGTGCATTATCCGGCCCTTGCCAATCCTCCTGACCCTTTGAAGCGCAGGCGCATCACCGAGCGCATCAGTACCGGCGTGCGCGCAATTGATGGTATGCTCGCGGTGGGCCGGGGCCAGCGGCTTGGCATTTTTGCAGGTACCGGTGTTGGCAAGTCCACACTCCTTGGCATGATTGCCAGAAACACTAACGCTGATGTCAATGTCATTGCCCTGATCGGCGAACGGGGCAGGGAAGTGAACGATTTTATCGAAAACGATCTTGGCCCCAACGGCCTGGCCCGCAGCGTCATTGTGGTAACCCCTTCCAATTCTCCTCCCCTGGCGCGGCTTCGCGGGGCTTATACAGCTACCGCAGTGGCCGAATATTTTAGGGATCAGGGCCTGGATGTGATGCTCCTCTTTGACTCCGTAACCCGCTTTGCCAGGGCCCAGCGTGAAATAGGCCTTGCCACAGGCGAGCCCCCCGCAACCCGGGGCTTTCCCCCCTCCATGTTTGATTCCATGCCCAAGCTCCTTGAACGCTGCGGTACTTCGGACCGGGGAACCATCACGGGCTTTTATACCATACTGGTAGACGGCGATGACATGGACGAGCCTGTCGCGGACACCGTGCGGGGCATACTGGACGGGCATATTGTCCTGTCCCGCAGCCTTGCGCAGCGTTACCATTACCCGGCCATCGATATCCTTAACAGCATTTCCCGTCTTTCGACTGCGGTGTCTGGGTCCGAAACCAAAAAAGCAGTGGGAATTATCCGCCGCCTCATGGCCGATTATGCTGATTCCGAGGATCTTATCAATGTGGGCGCTTACAAACAGGGATCAAATCCAAAAATAGACGAGGCCATAGCCAAGCGTGACGCCCTTGAGAATTTTTTCATTCAGAATGTGGATGATAAGTCTTCCATAGTTGACACCCTCAATGCATTGGGAAAAATCGCCGGTGTTGAAATCCCCGAAAGCGAAATGGAAGTGTTCCTGCCCAAGATGGTTTTTTCGATGAATAACAATGAAGACGCGGAATTCCAGGGCAATGCATGA
- a CDS encoding nucleoside kinase, producing MQDLEIRIRSSGSDDKIISCPYGVPVEDLVSQFGVLSGPLVAVKANNEILPLRARLETNAVLEPVLLEENEGVALYRRSLAFLLAVAARELFPERSLYVGHSLGHSFYYTFNEGKQPGIDEVKNLENRMKDLAKEDLPISCHYMAYADALEHFRNKRQNDTALLLEGRNESKVMVNQCKDFIDLYIAPLVPGTGLLKAFELMAYQEGFLLRFPATGEGSRIEPFEDSPKIFNVYNEYKKWGRIVGVHSVGQLNRLIAERGIREYIRIAEAFQEKKLAEIADRIYERKDIVRAVLIAGPSSSGKTTTAKRLSIALKVMGIEPIAISLDDYYVGTDKTPLDEKGEPDYECLEALDIPYLNEQLLACLAGEEITLPVFDFKSGRRKETGGRKIRLGRRTMLVIEGIHGLNDALTPQIKRETKFKLYVSALTQLNLDDHNRIPTSDNRLIRRMVRDNQFRGAGAERTFQMWHSVQRGEKKHIFPFQNHADAAFNSALDYELAVLKFYAEPLLHSVKPGQKEYSEAMRLLSFLENFTPIPPQYVPGQSILREFIGDSEFKY from the coding sequence ATGCAGGATTTGGAAATACGCATCAGAAGTTCTGGCTCAGACGACAAGATTATAAGCTGCCCTTATGGGGTTCCTGTTGAAGATCTGGTTTCCCAATTCGGTGTGCTTTCAGGGCCTTTGGTTGCTGTTAAGGCCAATAACGAAATTCTTCCCTTAAGGGCAAGGCTCGAAACAAACGCGGTACTTGAGCCTGTGCTTCTGGAAGAAAACGAGGGGGTCGCCCTTTACCGCCGCTCCCTGGCGTTTCTTTTGGCAGTAGCTGCCCGGGAGCTCTTCCCGGAACGCAGCCTCTATGTAGGACATTCACTGGGACACAGCTTTTATTATACTTTTAACGAGGGCAAGCAGCCCGGCATTGATGAAGTTAAAAACCTCGAAAACAGAATGAAAGATTTGGCAAAAGAGGATCTGCCTATCTCCTGCCATTATATGGCCTATGCCGATGCCCTTGAGCATTTTAGGAACAAACGCCAGAACGACACAGCCCTGCTCCTTGAGGGCAGGAACGAATCAAAAGTAATGGTGAACCAGTGCAAAGATTTTATCGATCTTTATATTGCGCCCCTTGTGCCGGGGACAGGCCTCCTTAAAGCCTTTGAACTCATGGCATACCAGGAAGGCTTCCTCCTCCGTTTCCCCGCCACAGGCGAGGGTTCAAGGATAGAGCCCTTTGAGGACAGCCCAAAAATTTTCAATGTCTACAACGAATATAAAAAGTGGGGCCGCATTGTCGGTGTCCACTCTGTAGGGCAGCTCAACAGATTGATCGCCGAAAGAGGCATCAGGGAATATATCCGCATTGCCGAAGCTTTCCAGGAAAAAAAGCTTGCCGAGATCGCCGACAGGATCTACGAGAGAAAAGACATTGTCAGGGCTGTCCTCATAGCAGGCCCGTCAAGCTCCGGCAAGACCACCACTGCCAAGCGGCTTTCCATTGCCCTCAAAGTAATGGGCATAGAGCCCATTGCCATTTCCCTGGACGACTATTATGTAGGGACCGACAAGACCCCCCTGGACGAAAAGGGCGAACCCGACTACGAGTGCCTGGAAGCGCTGGACATCCCCTACCTCAATGAACAGCTTCTGGCCTGCCTTGCGGGGGAAGAAATCACCCTGCCTGTCTTCGACTTTAAATCGGGAAGGCGCAAGGAAACAGGGGGCAGGAAAATACGCCTGGGAAGGCGGACCATGCTTGTCATCGAAGGCATACACGGACTCAACGATGCCCTTACCCCACAGATAAAACGGGAAACCAAATTCAAGCTTTATGTCTCGGCCCTGACCCAGCTTAACCTTGACGACCACAACCGCATTCCCACAAGCGACAACCGCCTGATCCGCCGCATGGTAAGGGACAACCAATTCCGGGGCGCCGGCGCGGAGCGCACGTTCCAGATGTGGCATTCTGTTCAGCGGGGCGAAAAGAAGCATATTTTCCCGTTCCAGAATCACGCGGACGCAGCCTTCAATTCGGCTTTGGATTACGAACTTGCAGTACTGAAATTCTACGCCGAGCCATTGCTCCATTCGGTAAAGCCCGGCCAAAAGGAATACTCGGAAGCCATGCGGCTCCTCTCGTTCCTCGAAAACTTTACGCCCATACCGCCCCAGTATGTGCCGGGGCAGAGCATCCTGCGGGAGTTTATCGGGGACAGCGAATTCAAGTATTAA